Proteins from a genomic interval of Paenibacillus lentus:
- a CDS encoding nucleotidyltransferase encodes MNVVGLIVEYNPFHNGHAYHLAEAKRLAQAEAVVAVMNGDFLQRGEPAIVSKWARAEMALHAGADLVLELPVAYAVQPAEWFAHGAAALLDATGIVSHLCFGSEAGTLAELQPLAQRLAGESGALKAAIAEELATGASYPAAYAAAAARSMAAPQEGGPDATASAVRTRALLEQPNNSLGLHYLIALQRLGSAIAPLTVRREGAGYRDAEPGSANIASATAIRGLITGGSLEDAAPYIPPYTADILAREFKAGRGPITWESFAPTLFHLLLTSSPEDLSKHYEVTEGLENRIKKTLPELKQLNVEELLIKLKTKRYTYTKLQRMLLHILLGHDRHALSSSKLAKGPGYLRVLAFSSTGRRLLKQMKNCASLPIVTRAAALSDPGLALDIRAAAAYANAMTNRNDSEIFRDYQQPPIMV; translated from the coding sequence TTGAACGTTGTCGGATTAATCGTTGAATATAACCCGTTTCATAACGGGCACGCCTACCATTTAGCGGAAGCGAAGCGGCTAGCCCAAGCCGAGGCGGTCGTTGCCGTCATGAACGGCGACTTCCTGCAGCGCGGCGAGCCGGCCATCGTGAGCAAATGGGCGCGTGCGGAGATGGCGCTGCATGCCGGCGCCGACCTCGTGCTGGAGCTGCCGGTCGCGTATGCAGTCCAGCCGGCCGAGTGGTTCGCGCACGGCGCCGCAGCGCTGCTGGATGCGACAGGCATCGTGTCGCATCTGTGCTTCGGCAGCGAGGCTGGCACGCTCGCCGAGCTGCAGCCGCTCGCCCAGCGGCTCGCGGGCGAGAGCGGCGCGCTCAAGGCGGCCATCGCGGAGGAGCTCGCCACTGGGGCGAGCTATCCCGCGGCCTACGCCGCCGCTGCCGCGCGCAGCATGGCCGCCCCGCAGGAGGGCGGCCCGGACGCCACCGCTAGCGCTGTGCGCACGCGAGCGTTGCTGGAGCAGCCCAACAACAGCCTTGGGCTGCACTACCTCATCGCGCTGCAGCGGCTCGGCAGCGCCATTGCGCCGCTCACTGTGCGGCGCGAGGGCGCTGGCTATCGCGACGCGGAGCCGGGCTCCGCGAACATAGCCAGCGCTACCGCCATACGCGGGCTCATCACGGGCGGCAGCCTCGAAGACGCTGCCCCCTACATCCCGCCCTATACGGCGGATATCCTCGCCCGGGAATTCAAAGCCGGGCGAGGCCCAATCACCTGGGAGAGCTTCGCCCCGACGCTGTTCCACCTGCTCTTGACCAGCTCTCCGGAAGATCTAAGCAAGCACTATGAGGTAACCGAAGGCTTGGAAAATCGCATAAAGAAAACACTGCCCGAACTTAAGCAGCTAAACGTGGAAGAGCTGCTAATAAAACTTAAAACGAAGCGCTATACTTACACGAAATTACAACGCATGCTATTGCATATTTTGCTGGGGCATGACCGCCACGCCCTATCTTCGAGCAAGCTAGCGAAAGGTCCCGGTTATTTACGCGTGCTCGCCTTCAGCTCCACAGGCCGTCGGCTGCTCAAACAAATGAAGAACTGTGCTTCACTTCCCATTGTTACAAGAGCAGCTGCACTATCCGATCCCGGTCTTGCGCTCGACATTCGAGCTGCTGCCGCCTATGCAAATGCCATGACGAACCGGAACGATTCCGAAATATTCCGTGACTATCAACAACCACCAATCATGGTTTGA
- a CDS encoding SepM family pheromone-processing serine protease has product MRQSRSGVIKAGLYIITLAIIVYVVVYMPTPYMINQPGTAEEIKPMLTIPAGDPEEEGTFMLTTVSVSYANIAMLATSQFQSHTEVVRKEPDRDEKEYATQQHYYMSSSQSNAIMAAYNLANVKYDVVPEYVFVVGLSKTFTSKGDFQSGDIISEVEGQPVERFEDLPELLQGKKAGDRVEVVLNRDGEEIRQQVELVEIGQGDVAPKAGLGVSVGEVRKVKPADKDKEVRFADTRIGGPSAGLMFTLEIYNQLTPGDLSKGYRIAGTGTISEDGTIGSIGGVQFKIVASHREGAEIFFVPEANYKDAKAKADEIGTTMQLVAVKHAEEALRYLEELPTKKSAKSEVKP; this is encoded by the coding sequence ATGCGTCAATCTAGATCAGGAGTCATTAAAGCGGGGTTATACATCATTACGCTCGCGATTATTGTGTATGTGGTTGTTTATATGCCAACACCTTATATGATCAACCAGCCAGGTACTGCGGAGGAAATTAAGCCGATGCTGACAATACCTGCTGGCGATCCGGAAGAAGAAGGCACGTTTATGTTGACAACGGTGTCTGTTAGCTACGCGAATATCGCGATGCTTGCGACCTCGCAATTTCAATCACATACTGAGGTTGTTCGTAAAGAGCCGGATCGGGATGAGAAAGAATATGCTACGCAGCAGCATTATTACATGAGCAGCTCTCAATCGAATGCGATTATGGCCGCTTACAATCTAGCTAATGTCAAATATGATGTCGTCCCGGAGTACGTGTTTGTCGTTGGATTATCTAAGACGTTCACATCGAAGGGAGATTTTCAATCCGGAGATATTATTTCTGAGGTGGAGGGTCAACCGGTCGAGCGTTTTGAGGATCTGCCTGAACTGCTGCAGGGTAAAAAAGCCGGGGATCGTGTGGAGGTTGTGTTAAACCGCGACGGTGAAGAGATCCGCCAGCAAGTGGAATTGGTAGAAATTGGGCAGGGGGATGTTGCTCCCAAGGCTGGTCTTGGTGTGAGTGTGGGAGAGGTTCGCAAGGTAAAGCCCGCTGATAAGGATAAAGAAGTTAGATTTGCAGATACGCGAATCGGTGGACCTTCGGCGGGGCTGATGTTTACGCTTGAAATTTACAATCAATTAACTCCGGGCGATCTCAGTAAAGGCTACCGGATCGCCGGAACAGGCACGATTTCAGAGGATGGTACGATCGGATCAATCGGCGGGGTGCAATTTAAAATCGTTGCTTCGCACCGAGAGGGAGCGGAAATATTTTTTGTGCCGGAAGCGAACTATAAGGATGCTAAGGCGAAAGCGGATGAAATCGGTACGACGATGCAGCTTGTTGCCGTAAAGCATGCCGAGGAGGCACTTCGCTATTTGGAAGAGCTGCCGACGAAAAAATCAGCTAAATCCGAAGTCAAACCATGA
- a CDS encoding nucleoside recognition domain-containing protein, with protein sequence MSFERSEDSSLFSTILLGITAILLVVCIIYAPNQAFEASSQGLALWWRIVFPALLPFLVLSQILMASGYAHGLGTFIEPMTRRILGLPGALGWVLPLGMTAGFPAAAEAAATLYKQGKITAHEAEKMASFAHYCSPVLIVIVVGTVFMKQPEIGLILLGIHWISGLSAAMTMHLLSPGRHRGQNHSKLASAGATNSLSIPRWRLALRHMEEGRREDGRSFGKLLGDSVSSAVQTLMATGGSMLIFAVIIHIASSLLAPMISPALTATPIAAFLEVHLGSHAVSKLGLDSSIQTALIGALLGWSGASAYLQARAALKPTGLSGTFFLINRMIHSLYAYVLTLLFWKPLTALIPPSTAAPQNYNGAAVWIANGDMQFSKWEIYLSVLSWQLCMLGLLMILILFTAFLWIKHIKTKGVF encoded by the coding sequence ATGAGTTTCGAACGTTCCGAAGATAGCAGTCTCTTCTCCACGATTCTATTAGGGATAACTGCTATCCTGCTGGTTGTCTGCATCATTTATGCTCCTAACCAAGCTTTTGAAGCCTCGAGTCAAGGACTTGCCCTTTGGTGGAGAATCGTATTCCCCGCCTTGCTGCCATTTCTCGTGCTCTCCCAAATCCTCATGGCCTCAGGGTATGCTCACGGGCTCGGAACCTTCATTGAGCCAATGACCCGCCGGATCCTCGGCTTACCGGGAGCTCTGGGCTGGGTGCTGCCTTTAGGGATGACCGCCGGATTCCCCGCTGCCGCAGAGGCGGCCGCCACCTTATATAAGCAAGGAAAAATCACTGCCCATGAAGCGGAGAAAATGGCCAGTTTCGCGCACTACTGCAGCCCTGTCCTGATTGTCATTGTCGTTGGCACTGTTTTCATGAAACAACCTGAAATAGGTCTGATTCTGCTCGGCATCCACTGGATTTCCGGCCTGAGTGCCGCGATGACCATGCATCTCCTCTCCCCCGGCAGGCATCGTGGACAAAATCATTCAAAGCTTGCGTCAGCAGGCGCGACAAACAGCCTCTCCATCCCCCGCTGGCGACTTGCTTTGCGCCATATGGAGGAGGGGCGGCGCGAAGATGGCCGAAGTTTTGGCAAGCTGCTCGGCGACTCCGTAAGCTCGGCGGTACAGACATTAATGGCTACCGGAGGAAGCATGCTTATTTTTGCCGTCATCATTCACATTGCTTCATCGCTACTTGCGCCGATGATATCGCCAGCTTTGACAGCAACGCCAATCGCTGCCTTTCTAGAAGTTCATCTGGGTTCACACGCTGTCTCCAAGCTCGGCTTAGACTCTTCCATTCAGACAGCCTTGATCGGAGCCTTGCTCGGCTGGAGCGGGGCGAGCGCTTATTTGCAGGCTCGTGCAGCGCTAAAGCCTACCGGACTTAGCGGAACTTTTTTTCTAATCAACCGGATGATTCACAGTCTGTATGCCTATGTACTAACTTTGCTATTCTGGAAGCCGTTAACGGCGCTAATACCACCATCCACCGCAGCCCCCCAAAACTACAACGGAGCCGCAGTTTGGATCGCCAATGGAGATATGCAATTTTCGAAATGGGAAATCTACTTAAGCGTTCTCTCCTGGCAGTTATGCATGCTTGGATTGCTAATGATTCTTATCCTGTTTACCGCCTTTCTATGGATAAAACATATCAAGACGAAAGGTGTTTTCTAA
- the coaD gene encoding pantetheine-phosphate adenylyltransferase produces the protein MEQQHELRIAVYPGSFDPVTRGHMDIIQRASRQFDRLVVAVLNNTSKNPLFTVEERKELLRQATQHIPNIEIDSFRDLLVNYMDYKQAHVIVRGIRSVTDFEYELQLASTNHKLNSEVETIFMMTNPKYSYLSSSVVKEIATFHGDVSDLVPPVVEVALRSKYRSKPAKA, from the coding sequence ATGGAGCAACAACATGAGCTTCGGATCGCGGTCTATCCCGGCAGTTTTGATCCAGTAACGAGAGGGCATATGGATATTATTCAGCGTGCCTCCCGCCAATTTGACCGGCTGGTTGTAGCCGTATTGAACAACACAAGCAAGAACCCTCTTTTTACGGTGGAAGAGAGGAAGGAGCTGCTTCGGCAAGCGACACAGCATATACCTAATATTGAGATTGACAGTTTTCGAGATCTTCTCGTGAACTATATGGACTATAAGCAAGCCCATGTCATTGTCCGCGGTATCAGATCCGTGACGGATTTCGAGTATGAGCTTCAGTTGGCTTCGACTAACCACAAGCTTAATAGCGAAGTTGAGACGATTTTTATGATGACGAATCCCAAATATTCTTATTTGAGCTCAAGTGTGGTGAAGGAAATTGCCACCTTCCACGGGGATGTGTCAGATCTCGTTCCACCGGTGGTAGAGGTAGCATTAAGGAGCAAATATAGATCGAAGCCTGCAAAAGCTTAA
- the rsmD gene encoding 16S rRNA (guanine(966)-N(2))-methyltransferase RsmD yields MRVISGSARGRPLKAVPGIGTRPTTDKVKEALFSMIGPYFEGGHALDLFAGTGGLGIEALSRGMDKAIFVDLDYKSVETVKANLKATGLTEQAEVYKNDAERALKTLAKRGASFDLVFLDPPYRLKHGDKLMERMDELNLLEDQAVLVLEYESTFDYRDNFGRFKMIRKTDYGETGITIYVYEKDHENKTGSDSMEKEEQ; encoded by the coding sequence ATGAGGGTAATATCGGGAAGCGCGAGGGGCAGACCTTTGAAAGCCGTTCCCGGCATAGGTACAAGACCAACCACGGACAAGGTGAAGGAGGCTTTGTTTAGCATGATCGGCCCCTATTTTGAGGGCGGGCACGCACTTGATTTATTTGCGGGCACAGGGGGCCTCGGCATCGAGGCGCTCAGCCGTGGCATGGACAAAGCGATATTCGTGGACTTGGATTACAAAAGTGTAGAAACGGTAAAAGCAAATTTAAAGGCCACAGGGCTAACCGAGCAGGCAGAAGTCTACAAGAACGACGCCGAAAGAGCACTGAAGACGCTGGCCAAACGGGGAGCGTCTTTTGATCTTGTCTTTCTAGACCCGCCGTATCGGTTGAAACACGGAGATAAGCTGATGGAACGAATGGACGAGCTGAATTTGCTCGAGGATCAGGCAGTTCTCGTACTGGAGTACGAATCTACCTTTGACTATCGGGATAATTTTGGCCGCTTCAAAATGATTCGTAAAACAGATTATGGAGAGACAGGAATTACGATCTATGTCTACGAAAAAGATCACGAAAACAAGACAGGATCGGATTCGATGGAGAAGGAGGAGCAATAA